The genomic interval AGAACGGCGAAAAGAACTTTTTAATAATTCTGATATGAAAATTAAAAAATGATCTCCATAAGGATGCCCTAAATTATCGTTAATTAATTTAAAATTATCTACGTCGATTGATATCAAAATGAATGGATAATGGTTACGCTGCGCTACACCCCATTCCGTTTTTAAAATTGATTCAAAATAACGCCTGTTGTATAGGCCTGTTAGTGAGTCTGTTATGGATAATTGATGCAAATCATCAATTAATACTTGCTTTTCTCTTGATAACCTAAAAACCCGGTTTAACAATAAATTGTTAATTCTGGCAGAAGTGACAAGCATAAGTACAAAAAGTAAAAACATAGTTGCTAGCATGGCTCTATCTAATTCAAATGTTAAATAGTTGTAGGTAATGACAGGTAAAAACATAGGTAATACATAGGCATAGTAAGCGGGGAGATAAACTGATAATGAGGCAATTGCTCCAGCACTCATTCCTCCTAATACCAAAATAATAATAAATTCTTGAAGTATGGAGATATGGTGTAGCATCAGTAAATAACAAGATCCCCAAATAGCTCCCATAAAAAAAGTCAAAAGAACAAAAATCGCTAGCATTTTAGGCGTCATATACACATGTTTTCTTATGACATAATGACAAAAAATCCATCGGATGATGCTGTTTAAGATAATAAACAAAATCCAGATCATTAATTGAGGGGGGCTTTATTGTGGAGAAGGTCTAACGTCAATAATAAAGCCAAAATTGTATTAAAAGGTATAGACCTAAGTGCTCCTTCAAAAAGAAATATCATTTCTTCTTCATAAGAGAAAGGCAATTTTTGAATCCTTAATTTCAATCTTTTGTAATTTGAGTATAGCGTATGAAAACTTAAGCGGAGCCGACAGGAACAGTTAGGAAAGTCTTATTTTGGTCATAAAATTTATCCCTTTTTCTATTTATTATATTCATTGAATGCGTTGAGAAACTGACTTCCATAACGCGCTAATTTATGTTGTCCCACACCAGGTACCGATAGTAATTGCTCCATACTTTGAGGTTTTATTTCAGTCATAGCATGTAAGGTTGCATCGCTAAAAATCATAAAGGGCGGTTTGTTTTCCTCATCAGCAAGTTTGCGCCTTAAAACACGTAGCATTTCAAATAAGGGGCTATTTGTGGATTGAATCGCTCGACGCTCTTTGTTTTTCTTTTTGTCATGCTTAGGCTCCTTGTTAGGCAAAGTTAAAAAAATTTTTTCCTCACCTTTAAGCAAGGGAATGGCCTTAGATGTCAATTTCAGCACATTAAAATGCTCCATGTCTTGCATACAATATTCTTTGTGAATGAGTTGCCAAGCAAGGTGTTTCCAATAATGGCTTGATTTGTCTTTGCCAATGCTGAAAGTGCTTAGTTGCTCATGACCATATTGCTTTATTTTATCGGAAGTACTACCGCGTAATACATCTATGGTGTGCGTTAAGCCATAATTTTGTCGTAACCGATAAATACAGGATAAAAATTTTTGTGCATCTTCAGTTGCATCTATGGTTACAGGGGGACTATCACATACATCACAATAGTCGCATTTCGTCTCTGAGGACTCATCAAAATAACGTAACAAAATTTGACGGCGACAATGCGCTGCTTCGGCAAAAGCCAGCATATGATTCAGTTTATTGGTCTCAACATATCGTTGCTCATCAAGTGGGTTATTCACAATCCAAGAGCGAAGTCGGGCACTATCTGCTGGATCATAAAGCAAAAGCGCTTGGGCGGGCAATCCATCCCTTCCAGCACGGCCAGTTTCCTGATAATAAGCTTCGATATTTTTAGGTAAATCATAATGCACTACAAACCGAACGTTGGGTTTATCAATCCCCATTCCAAACGCAACTGTGGCAACTACTATGTCGATGCGATCGTATCTAAATAAGGTTTGTACCTCTTTGCGTTCGTCATGAGAAAGTCCGGCGTGGTAAGCTCGCGCTTTGAAACCCATTGTTTGTAATTTTTCGACTAGATTTTCTACACTATTACGTGTTCCACAATAAATAATTCCTGACTGTTGCTCTACCGAGCTTAAAAATTGATTTAATTGTTTTAAGGCATGGGTTTTAGGTACTACTTTATAATGGATATTAGGGCGATTGAATGAAGCAATGTATTTATTGGGTTCATAGTTAAGCCTGGCTACAATGTCTTGACGAGTTTGTCTATCTGCAGTTGCCGTTAAAGCAACAATTGGAACCTCAGGAAATTGTGCTTTTAAAACTCCTAAAGCGGCATATTCAGGACGAAAATCATGTCCCCATTGAGAGATGCAATGTGCCTCGTCTATTGCAAATAGAGCGATCTTACATTCCTTTAATCGATCTAAGAACGTTATATTAATAAGACGTTCAGGGGCAATGTATAGTAAGTCCAACTCACCATGGTGTAGTTGAATTAATACATTTTTTGCTTCGATACTGGTTAAAGAAGAATTATAGTAAGCAGCACGGATTCCCTGTAATCGCAGGGCGGTTACTTGGTCTTCCATGAGCGCAATTAATGGGGAAACAACGATACCAATACCTGGCCTTATTAGAGCAGGTATTTGGTAACACAGCGATTTTCCCCCACCAGTAGGCATTAAAACGAGAACATCATTACCCGCAATGACATCCTTAATGATATCCTCTTGAGGAGGACGAAAGGAGTCAAAACCAAAATACTCTTTGAGTACTGATAAAGTATTGCGAGTAATAGGGGCTACAATAGTTTCCATGTGCTTATTCTTTTTTTTATTACAAGCGCCAAAGAGGAACAACGATATTCTGCGCAGTATATCATCATGGTTTGGAAATAAAAGCACTCTCTTTTATATAAAAACGGAGTAATTTTTCTGCCCAATCTTTTGCATAATGAACACCAATTCTTGATTTTTCAACGAGTGTAAAAGTTTGAGGAGAATCTGATTCAGCAATATAAAAAGTATCACTCGTGAGATCATGCTGATTCAAATTTTTATCAATATGCATTGCTTTTGATAATAACCCGGGACCTTGCGTTTTTCCCTGGATGTTTTTAATGGGCTCCAGGGCACGTAGTAATATTGCTGAGCCTGTGCCTTCAGTTTCTGTAACCACATTCGTGCAATAATACATCCCATAGATTAAATAAATATAGGCATAGCCTGCGGGGCCAAACATCACTTTTGTTCTTGGGGTCAGCCCCTTTGAGGAATGACACGCCAGATCGTGTTGTCCCAAATAAGCCTCGACTTCGACAATTTTTCCTATATATTCTATTCCGTCTTTATTATGGATGAGGTATTTGCCTAGAAGAGCTTTGGCCACACTAATTGTGTCACGCTCATAAAATGTTCTGGGTAATTTTTGGAACATATATCTTTCATGGATGATAAAAATTCGCAATAATAGTACATGTGAAACCACTTTTCTAAGGATAGTTTTATGGATTTTAAATTCACGGCCGAGCATTTGGCTTTTCGGGAGATGGCGGCTGATTTTGCTCGTGAGAAATTAGCGCCTATGGCAGATAATTGGGATGAGCATGATTATTTTCCCATTGGGGTCTTGCGTGAAGCAGCGGCTTTAGGAATGGCGGGAATGATGGCGCGAGAGGACATTGGTGGAGCGCAATTAACACGTTTAGATTCTGCTTTGTTGTTTGAACAATTGGCAACAGGTTGTATTAGCACGAGTGCTTATCTATCGATTCACAACATGGTTACCTCTCTAGTAGATCGGTATGCTCATCCTGACTTACGAGCGCAATGGGGACCCAAATTAACCTCAATGGAGGTATTGGCGAGTTATTGCTTAACTGAACCTGAATCAGGTTCAGATGCTGCTTCTTTGAAAACTAAAGCGGTAAAGGACGGAAATTATTACGTCCTCAATGGCTCAAAAGCATTTATTTCGGGTGGTTCAGTAAGTGATGTTTATTTGTGTATGGTTCGTACTGGTGATGAATCGCATCACGGAATAAGTTGTTTGCTTATTGAAAAAGATACTCCCGGTTTGAGTTTTGGCAAATTAGAAAACAAAATGGGGTGGCGTAGTCAACCTACGTGCATTGTTTATTTTGAAAATTGTCGTGTACCCGTTGCTAACCGAGTTGGTGATGAAGGTATGGGATTCAAAATTGCATTAAATGCATTAAATGGTGGTCGAATTAATATAGCATCTTGCTCCTTAGGAGGTGCTCTTGCGTGTTTGCGATTGACTCAGGCATACATGCATGAGCGTAAACAATTTGGAAAACCTCTTTCGGAAATGCAGGCATTGCGTTTTTATTTTGCCGATATGCTCACTGATTATGAAGCAGCGCGATTAATGGTTTATCGGGCGGCAAATGCTATGGACAAAAATGAGCCTAATGTCCCCATGTATTGCGCTATGGCTAAGCGTTTTGCTACCGACGTTGCATTTCGTATTAGTGATAAAGCGATGCAAATACATGGTGGGTATGGCTATTTACGTGATTATCAGATTGAGCGAATCTTTAGGGATTTACGGGTTCATCAAATTCTTGAAGGCACCAATGAAATTATGCGAGAAATTGTAGCTAAAGCGACTTTAGATGAAGAGCATTTTTTGTGCTAATAAAAAGGAGTGAATTGATGAATTTAATAGAACAAGAGTTGGATAATCAGGGAATTTTAACGTTAACCTTAAATCGCCCCGAAAAATTGAATGCGTTAAGTAGCGAAGTGTTAGATGCTTTAGCGGAGTCATTTGGTTATGCGAGAGCGAACTCAAAGGTTAAAGCATTAATGATCACGGGTAATGGGAAAGCCTTTTGTGCAGGGGCTGACATTAACCGACTTGCTGAATGTACCGCGCAAACCGGGTATGAGTTTGCATGTCGAGGACAAGAGGTATTTAGACTTTTGGAGACTTTGGGAAAACCCTCCTTAGCAGCAGTAAATGGGTTTGCATTTGGTGGTGGATGCGAGTTAGCTATTTCTGCAACAATGAGAATTGCTTCAGTTAAGGCACAATTTGGCCAACCTGAAGTAAAGCTTGGGGTTATTCCTGGTTATGGTGGGACACAACGTTTAGCCCGATTAATCGGCAAAGGGCGCGCTTTAGATTTATGTTTAACAGGTCGATTTATTAATGCGGAAACAGCGTTTCAGTGGGGGTTGGTGAGCGAAGTTGTGGAGCCTGATGCTTTGTTAGAAAAAGGAAAAAATATATTACAGGGAATTTTAAGTATGGCACCACTAGCGATAGCAGGGGTTATGGAGGTGATTGATCATGGCTACGATTTGTCTTTGGTTGATGCATTACACTTAGAAGCAATTCATTTTGCCAAAACCTGTGCTTCCCAGGATAAGCAAGAAGGAGTAACTGCATTTTTAGAGAAACGAGTAGCACAATTCGAAGGGAAGTGATTATGGCTGATGAAGTACTTTTTACACAAGAGGGTTCATTAGGCGTTATTACTTTAAATAGACCTGGTGCACTGAATGCCCTGACGTTAACCATGATCATTAAAATGCAAAGACAATTAAGTCTTTGGAAAGAAGACGATACTGTTCATGCGGTAGTTGTACGTGCGGTGCCTGGGAATGCTTTTTGTGCTGGTGGAGATATACGTTCACTTTATTCTTCTGGGCAAATAAATGACGCAGAACAAATGCAATTTTTTTGGCATGAATATCGATTAAACCACTTTATTCATCATTTTAGTAAACCTTATATTTCTTTAATTGATGGAATTGTTATGGGGGGGGAGTAGGAATTTCCATGCATGGCAGTCATCCCATAGCAAGTGAACGTTTGATTTTTGCAATGCCTGAGACAGGTATAGGCTTTTTCCCTGATATTGGAGCAAGTTATTTATTGACACGATGTCCTGGATCTTTAGGTATTTATTTAGGTTTGACTGGGGATCGATTAGGCGCGATGGATGCAATGAATGCAGGTTTAGTCAAAAAAATAGTATCTTCAGAACAAATGCCGGTTTTGTTTGACGCATTAATGAATGAAGACTTGTCAAAAGAGGCATTTGAACGTGTGGATAAATGTCTGCAAGATTTTACTATGGTATCTTCTGCAGAAGAGATAAATCAGCTGTTAATTAATGTGTGTTTTGCACATCCAACAGTTGAAAAGATTCGCGAGTGTTTACAAAATGAGGATGGAGAATGGGCTAAAGGTGTTGAGGCCACTTTAGCAAAGAAATCTCCACTAAGTTTAAAAATCACTTTAGCTCAATTGCAAAAAGCAAAGGGATTAACTTTAGCGCAATGTTTGCAAATGGATTATGATATCGTGAGTCACTTTATGCATGGAAATGATTTTTATGAAGGTGTGAGGGCCTTATTAATTGATAAAGATAAGAATCCTAAATGGAATCCTGCTCGTCTTGATTTGGTAACTGACGATCTAGTCCAAACTTACTTTGATCGCTCACATGCTGCTTTAGAGTGGCTGTAACAGACACTCATTTTCTTTACATGATTATAACGGTGTTCAACATGAAACACCGTTTTACTTTCAGGTAATAGTATTTTACTTTTAAGTTTACTAAAGATAGTTACAAGCTCTAGCGTGGTGTAAAATCAATTTTGGGGAAATAACAGTCCTTTAGTGGTGAATCATCACCTTGAAGTTGCTGATACTTTTCCTTTACTTTACTCTGCACTGTAGTACCCACTTGATATGCACCCGATGCAATAGCGGCGGTAGCCATTGCACCAGCACCCGATTGAATTGCGATTTTGGTTGGTTGAGCAAAAAATCCTAAAAAGCGCAGCATATTTTTATTCCTTAAAAGTTTATAAAAAAGTTAATGTGCAATTAAAACCATCATGCTTTAAAAAAATAGTACACTATCTAAGCATAGAAATCTATTATAAAAGTTGATGATTTTCTATCTGATTTTTTAGTTAATTGCTTCTTAATTTATAATATGTTTTTTGAGCAAAAGAAAAACTATTTTTATATTCTGTTCGATAAAATTAACTTGTTTTTCTATCGAACAGCTTTTTTAGATATAAATGCTACACATTCGTGGCTTCGCCGGGATAAGCTTTATGGGATAAAATGTGCTTAACGCCATAATTTTTTTCTCCCATGCAAATTATTTGAGCCAATCACTAAGTATGTCAACTATTTTTTGTGCTTGTTCTGTACTCGATATGTTGAATTTAGATTTTAGCCAGTATTGATTATTTCTTTTTTGATACCGTCGGATTGAATATTTGACTGGACCAAAATCATTTTGGCTATTATCCCAATCTTGATATTTAAACATAATTGTAGTCCAGGCTCCTTTAGTTAACACCTTTTTATCAAGTTCTTTAGTCGTTTCGGTACCATCGTCGTTAAATGCTATCGTGATTTCATCAATGTTTGCAGTCATTTGGAGCTTTACCTCTGTAAATTAAATAAAAGAAACAACATTAATTATGAATGTTGCTTGCGCTAAAATTTTGAGAGTGTATCTTATTTTTTTCGTACACCAAAGCGATTCTTCTCTACGGTAAAAAAGGTTAAATTTAAGCTGGACTTTAAATCTAACATTTCAATTGGGTTTTGCGGTTAAATTTAAACCTTTTGTTTGCTGTTATTGAATGGAATAGAGTTTGCCATTTACAAAAGTCATTGTAACAGCAGATTGATATTGTCCCGGTTGATAGATCCAAACCTGAGGCTTTTCTGCTGTTGGTACCACTTCATTGATATAAGTGTTATTTGTCACTGAAGGGCTTCCACAAGAATAATATACTTTTTGTATCGGATCACCAGGTTGAATATTAGTGCCCTTACAAATAGAAACGGCATTACTGTTAGAACCATTTAATTTGATGTATTTGACCTTTTGATTCACCACATCTACTTCCAGTTGGGCACCACTGTTTGGTTGAGGAATACTCCAAACGTTATAGTAAGCAGAACCTGAACCAGCAGGTGTTGTTCCCGGAACTTGCCATACCCCTGAATAAGCATTACTTGCTCCCGCATTATTATACATAAGCTGCTGCATGGGAATTTTCTGTAATACAGGTTGATTTGATTCCTGTTGACTTATGGGTTGGCCACATGCTGCAATAACTTGATCAGGTGTCATTCCGAGATTAACGTAACCGTGATTTTGGGGGCAATAATAAGACTGTGTGTCAGCAAATAGGTTAAAAGGTAAAATAAATAACCCCAAACTCATGCACCTGTGAAGAGTCAATTTCATAATTTTCCCCACTAATCCTCAGCGTTTAAATAAAGTATAGATGCTTTTATAACAATCTCCAGGGGAGGCTAGCACTAATAAATAAAGTGATGATTTTTAGCACTATCATAATGATAAAGGGGGAAAAATCAAATCCTGCGATGTTGGAAATGAATTTTCTACCGAGTTTTAATAATGGTTCTGTCAATATACGTAGAAAATCAGCAATTGGTCCTTGCCATCCTGGATTGACGAAGCTCATTATTGCTCGCACGAGAATAGCAAAAAACAGAATATCGCACGGTTGAATGATTAAATCAGCAATAATATAAATGAGTAAATAGAGGAAAGGCATTATTCCATGTAATGCAAGTAAACTGATGCAAATGACTTTTAATAACTCGACAACAACTAAAGTGATCAAAGCCGGAATATCGTATTTCTGTCCTGGCTGGTGTTTTTGTTGTGTTATTTGTTGAATTGGATTTACTATTGGATCTGAAATTTTATAAATAAGTTGGCTTACTGGATGTAGTACACTGACACGCAAGTAGCGTAAACTAATACGGAGCCATAAGCTGAAAATAAGGAGCGAAAAAACCAACGACACAAGAAACAAAGCTACCGCGCTAAAACCTGACATATTTTCCCCCATCCTAATTTATACTGGTTCTGTTTGTAATTCTCTTTTGTTGGGTTCGTCACGAGACTGTGTGCATGCAGCGCTACACTAGTCTCAGAAGAGTAAACAGATCTTTATTTTTTTGCGATTATACCGCGTTGCTTGATTTTTGTCGCTCACCAAAAATAGCTCGACCAACACGAACTATAGTAGCACCGGCTTTGATTGCAGGAATTAAATCATCACTCATTCCCATGGACAAAGTATCCATATTCAAATTAAGGGTTTGATTAAGATGTTGCATGAGTTGATTAAGACGAATAAATACATCGTATTGAAGAAGTGGATCGTTGAGTGGAGGAGGAATAGTCATTAACCCTCGAAGCTTCAAATTAGGTAATTGACTTATAGCTAAGGCAAGCTCCGCGGCATTTTCGGGAGGTATCCCCGACTTAGATTTTTCATCGATTAAATTAATTTGTATGCATACATTAAGTGGATTTAAATCTTTTGTTCGATATTCATTAAGCTGAGAGGCAATTTTAACTCGGCTTATACTATGAATCCAACTAAAAAGGGTAGCAATACCCTTAGTTTTATTGCTCTGAATGGGGCCAATAAAATGCCAATTGAGAGGTAAATTCTTTAAGGCAGATATTTTTTTTTGCGCTTCTTGGAAATAACTTTCTCCAAAGTCTTTGACTCCCAGATGAAAAGCCTCTTGAATTTTATCAATATTTTGTTGTTTGCTGACAGCAAGTAATAAAATGTTTTCTGGTTTTCGGCCGCAACCCAAGGCAGTTTGGGTGATTAAGTGTTGTATTCGATTTAGATCTTGATGAAGGCTCATGATTAATAAAGTAAATGAAAAAATTTCAACAATAGCAAAAGAAACAGTA from Legionella sainthelensi carries:
- a CDS encoding enoyl-CoA hydratase/isomerase family protein, which gives rise to MNLIEQELDNQGILTLTLNRPEKLNALSSEVLDALAESFGYARANSKVKALMITGNGKAFCAGADINRLAECTAQTGYEFACRGQEVFRLLETLGKPSLAAVNGFAFGGGCELAISATMRIASVKAQFGQPEVKLGVIPGYGGTQRLARLIGKGRALDLCLTGRFINAETAFQWGLVSEVVEPDALLEKGKNILQGILSMAPLAIAGVMEVIDHGYDLSLVDALHLEAIHFAKTCASQDKQEGVTAFLEKRVAQFEGK
- a CDS encoding DUF2845 domain-containing protein, translating into MKLTLHRCMSLGLFILPFNLFADTQSYYCPQNHGYVNLGMTPDQVIAACGQPISQQESNQPVLQKIPMQQLMYNNAGASNAYSGVWQVPGTTPAGSGSAYYNVWSIPQPNSGAQLEVDVVNQKVKYIKLNGSNSNAVSICKGTNIQPGDPIQKVYYSCGSPSVTNNTYINEVVPTAEKPQVWIYQPGQYQSAVTMTFVNGKLYSIQ
- a CDS encoding YggT family protein, which encodes MSGFSAVALFLVSLVFSLLIFSLWLRISLRYLRVSVLHPVSQLIYKISDPIVNPIQQITQQKHQPGQKYDIPALITLVVVELLKVICISLLALHGIMPFLYLLIYIIADLIIQPCDILFFAILVRAIMSFVNPGWQGPIADFLRILTEPLLKLGRKFISNIAGFDFSPFIIMIVLKIITLFISASLPWRLL
- a CDS encoding DNA-3-methyladenine glycosylase, translating into MFQKLPRTFYERDTISVAKALLGKYLIHNKDGIEYIGKIVEVEAYLGQHDLACHSSKGLTPRTKVMFGPAGYAYIYLIYGMYYCTNVVTETEGTGSAILLRALEPIKNIQGKTQGPGLLSKAMHIDKNLNQHDLTSDTFYIAESDSPQTFTLVEKSRIGVHYAKDWAEKLLRFYIKESAFISKP
- a CDS encoding acyl-CoA dehydrogenase family protein, which translates into the protein MDFKFTAEHLAFREMAADFAREKLAPMADNWDEHDYFPIGVLREAAALGMAGMMAREDIGGAQLTRLDSALLFEQLATGCISTSAYLSIHNMVTSLVDRYAHPDLRAQWGPKLTSMEVLASYCLTEPESGSDAASLKTKAVKDGNYYVLNGSKAFISGGSVSDVYLCMVRTGDESHHGISCLLIEKDTPGLSFGKLENKMGWRSQPTCIVYFENCRVPVANRVGDEGMGFKIALNALNGGRINIASCSLGGALACLRLTQAYMHERKQFGKPLSEMQALRFYFADMLTDYEAARLMVYRAANAMDKNEPNVPMYCAMAKRFATDVAFRISDKAMQIHGGYGYLRDYQIERIFRDLRVHQILEGTNEIMREIVAKATLDEEHFLC
- a CDS encoding GGDEF domain-containing protein, producing the protein MTPKMLAIFVLLTFFMGAIWGSCYLLMLHHISILQEFIIILVLGGMSAGAIASLSVYLPAYYAYVLPMFLPVITYNYLTFELDRAMLATMFLLFVLMLVTSARINNLLLNRVFRLSREKQVLIDDLHQLSITDSLTGLYNRRYFESILKTEWGVAQRNHYPFILISIDVDNFKLINDNLGHPYGDHFLIFISELLKSSFRRSNDFICRIGGDEFSVILVNQSLQESLAICDLFNNKFHQNKPQEEAIMEQITLSMGVAWIKSNYSLQIEKLITCADEALYQAKNKGKNQVEVIALD
- a CDS encoding YggS family pyridoxal phosphate-dependent enzyme, encoding MSLHQDLNRIQHLITQTALGCGRKPENILLLAVSKQQNIDKIQEAFHLGVKDFGESYFQEAQKKISALKNLPLNWHFIGPIQSNKTKGIATLFSWIHSISRVKIASQLNEYRTKDLNPLNVCIQINLIDEKSKSGIPPENAAELALAISQLPNLKLRGLMTIPPPLNDPLLQYDVFIRLNQLMQHLNQTLNLNMDTLSMGMSDDLIPAIKAGATIVRVGRAIFGERQKSSNAV
- the recQ gene encoding DNA helicase RecQ, which encodes METIVAPITRNTLSVLKEYFGFDSFRPPQEDIIKDVIAGNDVLVLMPTGGGKSLCYQIPALIRPGIGIVVSPLIALMEDQVTALRLQGIRAAYYNSSLTSIEAKNVLIQLHHGELDLLYIAPERLINITFLDRLKECKIALFAIDEAHCISQWGHDFRPEYAALGVLKAQFPEVPIVALTATADRQTRQDIVARLNYEPNKYIASFNRPNIHYKVVPKTHALKQLNQFLSSVEQQSGIIYCGTRNSVENLVEKLQTMGFKARAYHAGLSHDERKEVQTLFRYDRIDIVVATVAFGMGIDKPNVRFVVHYDLPKNIEAYYQETGRAGRDGLPAQALLLYDPADSARLRSWIVNNPLDEQRYVETNKLNHMLAFAEAAHCRRQILLRYFDESSETKCDYCDVCDSPPVTIDATEDAQKFLSCIYRLRQNYGLTHTIDVLRGSTSDKIKQYGHEQLSTFSIGKDKSSHYWKHLAWQLIHKEYCMQDMEHFNVLKLTSKAIPLLKGEEKIFLTLPNKEPKHDKKKNKERRAIQSTNSPLFEMLRVLRRKLADEENKPPFMIFSDATLHAMTEIKPQSMEQLLSVPGVGQHKLARYGSQFLNAFNEYNK